From Lolium perenne isolate Kyuss_39 chromosome 5, Kyuss_2.0, whole genome shotgun sequence, a single genomic window includes:
- the LOC127301212 gene encoding potassium transporter 23 has translation MDEGGIQEEPPSSAEARSLRPTRSGGGGPRWVDGSEVDSSESTHPSLEDERSLPGISTADDADSGGAPLSRRFSSGFRRRLGKRPKRVDSLDVEAMSVRGAHGHGTTDMSWMGTAAMAFQTLGVVYGDMGTSPLYVFSDVFSKVPIKSEVEILGALSLVMYTIALIPFAKYVFIVLKANDNGEGGTFALYSLICRYAKVSLLPNQQRVDEDISSFRLKLPTPELERALCVKECLEKKPLFKNVLLFLVLMGTSMVIGDGILTPSMSVMSAVSGLQGQVAGFDTNAVVIVSILVLLLLFSVQRFGTGKVGVMFAPVLALWFLNLGTIGIYNIVKYDISVVRAFNPMYIYYFFEMNGIKAWSALGGCVLCITGAEAMFADLGHFTVKSIQLAFTAVVFPCLLIAYMGQAAYLMKHPHAVERIFYDSVPDLLFWPVLVIATLAAMIASQAMISATFSCIKQAMALGCFPRIKIIHTSKKVMGQIYIPVMNWFLMVMCIIIVATFRSTNDIANAYGIAEVGVMMVSTALVTLVMLLIWQTNLFLVLCFPIVFGAIEFIYLTAVMSKLLEGGWLPLAFSSLFLCMMYTWNYGSVLKYQSEMRGKISLDFILDLGSTLGTVRVPGIGLVYNELVQGIPSIFGQMLVTLPAMHSTIVFVCIKYVPVPYVPLEERFLFRRVGQKDYHMFRCVARYGYKDVRKEDHSFFEHLLVESLEKFMRREAQELALEASTMEAERDDVSDVPEVPPFPATAAEDLHVPLLSDQRLSDENRMSGPEGSVPLLPTSSISPEEDPSLEYELSALREAMASGFTYLLAHGDVRATKQSFFTKKFIINYFYAFLRRNCRVGTAALKVPHSNIMRVGMTYMV, from the exons ATGGACGAGGGCGGGATCCAGGAGGAGCCGCCCTCCTCGGCGGAGGCGCGGTCCCTCAGGCCGACGCGgtcgggcggcggcggcccgcgGTGGGTGGACGGCAGCGAGGTCGACTCCTCCGAGTCCACGCACCCGTCGCTCGAGGACGAGCGCTCGCTCCCGGGCATCTCCACCGCCGACGACGCCGACTCCGGCGGGGCCCCGCTGTCGCGGAGGTTCTCCTCCGGCTTCCGCCGCAGGCTCGGGAAGCGGCCCAAGCGGGTCGACTCCCTCGACGTCGAGGCCATGTCCGTGCGCGGCGCCCACGGCCACGGCACCACG GACATGTCGTGGATGGGCACCGCCGCGATGGCGTTCCAAACCCTCGGAGTCGTCTACGGCGACATGGGCACGAGCCCTCTCTACGTCTTCAGCGACGTGTTCAGCAAAGTTCCCATCAAGTCCGAGGTGGAGATCCTGGGAGCGCTCTCGCTCGTCATGTACACCATAGCGCTCATCCCATTCGCGAAGTACGTCTTCATAGTGCTCAAAGCTAATGACAATGGCGAAG GGGGCACGTTTGCACTGTATTCCTTGATCTGCAGGTATGCAAAAGTTAGTCTGTTGCCGAATCAGCAGCGTGTGGATGAAGATATTTCCAGCTTCCGACTCAAGTTACCTACTCCCGAGCTTGAACGTGCTCTGTGTGTCAAGGAATGCCTAGAAAAGAAGCCACTCTTCAAAAACGTTCTCCTCTTCCTGGTTCTGATGGGGACCTCCATGGTGATTGGAGATGGCATCCTCACTCCATCAATGTCAG TTATGTCTGCTGTCAGTGGTCTTCAGGGTCAAGTTGCTGGGTTTGACACAA ATGCTGTTGTGATTGTTTCCATCCTAGTTCTTCTGCTATTGTTCAGCGTCCAGAGGTTTGGAACTGGCAAAGTGGGAGTCATGTTCGCTCCTgtgttggctttgtggtttcttaATCTGGGcaccattggaatatacaacatcGTTAAGTATGACATCTCAGTCGTGAGAGCATTCAATCCAATGTACATCTACTACTTTTTCGAGATGAACGGCATAAAGGCATGGTCAGCTCTTGGTGGTTGTGTCTTGTGCATCACAG GAGCTGAAGCAATGTTTGCTGATCTGGGCCATTTTACTGTCAAATCAATACAG TTGGCGTTTACTGCTGTGGTATTCCCTTGCCTGCTTATTGCTTACATGGGCCAAGCTGCATATTTGATGAAACACCCACATGCTGTAGAAAGAATATTTTATGATTCTGTACCAG ACCTTCTGTTCTGGCCAGTATTGGTGATAGCTACACTTGCTGCTATGATTGCTAGCCAAGCTATGATATCTGCAACCTTCTCTTGCATAAAGCAGGCAATGGCTCTTGGTTGCTTTCCTAGGATCAAAATAATCCACACTTCCAAGAAAGTAATGGGTCAGATTTACATACCTGTGATGAATTGGTttctcatggtcatgtgcatcatcATTGTGGCCACTTTCAGGAGTACTAACGATATTGCCAATGCATACG GAATTGCTGAAGTTGGAGTCATGATGGTTAGCACTGCACTGGTAACCCTGGTGATGCTTCTTATATGGCAAACCAACTTGTTCCTTGTTCTGTGCTTCCCTATAGTTTTTGGTGCAATCGAGTTCATTTACTTGACTGCCGTTATGTCAAAGCTGCTAGAAGGAGGATGGTTACCGCTTGCTTTCTCATCACTGTTTCTCTGCATGATGTATACATGGAACTATGGAAGTGTGCTGAAGTACCAGAGTGAGATGCGTGGGAAGATATCCCTGGACTTTATTCTTGACCTGGGGTCGACACTTGGCACAGTAAGAGTTCCAGGTATTGGACTTGTGTACAATGAGCTGGTCCAGGGAATCCCATCGATCTTTGGGCAAATGTTGGTCACACTACCAGCAATGCACTCCACTATCGTCTTTGTTTGCATCAAATATGTTCCTGTCCCATATGTGCCGCTGGAAGAAAGGTTCTTGTTCAGAAGGGTTGGCCAGAAGGACTACCACATGTTCCGCTGCGTTGCGCGGTATGGCTATAAGGATGTCAGGAAAGAAGACCATAGCTTCTTTGAGCATCTTTTGGTTGAAAGCCTGGAGAAATTTATGCGGAGGGAAGCTCAGGAGCTCGCGCTTGAGGCGAGCACAATGGAGGCAGAGCGTGATGATGTGTCTGATGTGCCCGAGGTACCTCCATTTCCTGCTACTGCTGCTGAGGATCTGCACGTTCCACTGCTTTCTGATCAGAGATTGAGTGATGAAAATCGAATGTCGGGCCCCGAAGGCAGCGTTCCTTTGCTCCCTACTAGCTCCATCTCCCCAGAAGAAGACCCCAGCTTAGAGTACGAGCTTTCGGCACTGAGAGAAGCCATGGCATCTGGATTCACATATCTCTTAGCACATGGCGATGTGAGGGCGACGAAGCAATCATTCTTCACAAAGAAGTTCATCATCAACTATTTCTACGCTTTCCTAAGGAGGAATTGCAGGGTTGGCACCGCGGCCTTGAAGGTCCCTCACTCGAACATCATGCGTGTTGGGATGACGTACATGGTCTGA
- the LOC127301211 gene encoding RING-H2 finger protein ATL46-like, with protein MAPVSRLGWSFLAHEIKSSDGFLGASTSHASGPAVAPPAPVAKPEPGPGPSAAAARITPAVLFITVVLAVVLLASGLLHVLRRLFIKTHRANARAEAVERQLQQLFHLHEAGAGPGLDQAAIDALPAFAYSELSATTGAKRQFDCAVCLTEFAADDRLRLLPPCGHAFHVGCIDTWLASSSTCPLCRTVLSARALAAALDASDAEPDIEVQKLEDAPKEPITLPVRLGRFKNVQGSATADGETGTSSRLDGRRCFSMASSYQYVLADDSLVVSVRWRPGDGSAAMRPGAAAASGDEQGKKVCAVSRGDSFSVSKIWQWRRSGGRQLPGLRAGSASPTDDAPPWASPPRTRQETDS; from the coding sequence ATGGCGCCGGTGAGCAGGTTAGGCTGGTCGTTTCTTGCCCACGAGATCAAGAGCAGCGATGGTTTTCTCGGCGCCTCGACGTCCCACGCTTCGGGGCCGGCCGTGGCGCCGCCCGCGCCTGTCGCAAAGCCGGAGCCGGGGCCGGggccgtcggcggcggcggcgaggatcaCGCCGGCGGTGCTGTTCATCACGGTGGTGCTGGCCGTGGTGCTGCTCGCGTCCGGGCTGCTCCacgtcctgcgccgcctcttcatcAAGACCCACCGCGCCAATGCCAGGGCGGAGGCCGTGGAGCGGCAGCTGCAGCAGCTCTTCCACCTGCACGAGGCCGGCGCCGGCCCCGGGCTCGACCAGGCCGCCATCGACGCGTTGCCAGCCTTCGCCTACTCTGAGCTGTCCGCCACAACCGGCGCCAAGCGGCAGTTCGACTGCGCCGTCTGCCTCACCGAGTTCGCCGCCGACGACCGCCTCCGCCTGCTCCCGCCCTGCGGCCACGCCTTCCACGTCGGCTGCATCGACACTTGGCTCGCATCCAGCTCCACCTGCCCGCTCTGCCGCACCGTGCTCTCGGCCCGCGCGCTCGCCGCCGCGCTCGACGCCTCTGATGCTGAGCCGGACATCGAGGTGCAGAAGCTGGAGGACGCGCCGAAGGAACCCATCACGCTCCCCGTCAGGCTCGGCCGGTTCAAGAACGTGCAGGGCAGCGCCACCGCCGACGGCGAGACGGGCACCAGCAGCCGCCTCGACGGGAGGAGGTGCTTCTCCATGGCCTCCTCCTACCAGTACGTGCTGGCCGACGACAGCCTCGTGGTGTCCGTGCGCTGGCGGCCCGGCGATGGTAGCGCGGCCATGCGTCCGGGCGCGGCTGCGGCGAGCGGCGACGAGCAGGGCAAGAAGGTCTGCGCCGTCAGCCGCGGCGACAGCTTCTCGGTGTCCAAGATCTGGCAGTGGCGCCGCAGCGGCGGCAGGCAGCTTCCCGGCCTCCGCGCCGGCTCCGCGTCCCCGACGGACGACGCCCCGCCGTGGGCGTCGCCGCCGAGGACGAGGCAAGAAACCGACTCCTGA